Within Pseudomonadota bacterium, the genomic segment CAAGGAAGGCATCTTCACCGGCATCTCCGGCGGCTCGACCTTCGCCGTCGGCGTTCAGGTCGCCGAAAAGGCCGAACCCGGCTCCGTCATCCTCGTCATGCTGCCCGATACCGGCGAACGCTATATGTCGACGCCACTCTTCGAGGAGATCGGCGAGGACATGGACGAGGAAGAGCTGGCACTGTCGAAGTCGACTCCCGGCTTCCAGATGGAAGCGGCATAGCGCCAGTTATGGTCAGGTGAGGTGAGTATGCTCTCCATCTATGCGTAGAGCAGATTTGCCCACCTTGACGGAAAGGCGAGGCGTCAGTTCGACATGTGCTGGTGATAGAGGCGGCGGGCTTCGCCGATCTCGTCGATCGTCATGCGAAGCGACAGGTCGTCGCGGTATTGATCCGCCGCGCCGAAGCCGCTGGCCGCGGCCAGGTCGAACCACATGTGGGCGCGCACCAGATCCTGCGGCACGCCGTCACCACGTTCGTACATCATGGCCAGCATGTACTGGGCGCGCGCGTGGTCCTGTTCGGCGGCCAGTTGGAAAAGCCGCGCGGCCTCGGCGAAGTCATGCTGCGGGCTCGTGCTGTTCAGGTGATAGGCGCCAAGCCGGAACTGCGCGTCCGACACGCCGCCAGCCGCCGCGGCCTGAAACAGCGCGGCTGCCTTGGCATGATCGAATGGCATGCCATGACCGGTATAGTACTTCATGGCGAGGTCGTATTGGGTGCGCGGGTCGACGTCGTCGTGAACGACCGTATCGTTCACGGCTGCCTGCACCGTGCCGGTGCTCGCGCCGTCATAGCGCGTGCCCTGCGGATCGGCCATCGCCGGTGCCGCGAAACAAACAAGGAAAGCCATCAGAGCCAAGCGCTGCATGCCGGCCTCATGATTTCTGCGCAGCCCCAAAAGAGCCGCCTAGCGCCCGCGAACCATGACATACGCCCGGGCCCCCACCGTCTGTGACGGACCGCACGATCCCGTCGAAATGGCCTTCCTGTTGCCGGACCGCCGTTATGGCGCCAAACGCGCGGTCTGCCTTCGCCTAAGGGCCATTTTGACACCTTGGTGACGCGACGCTTTTTGTCACGCCGTCTCGCGTCGTGCTAGTTCTTCGGTCTGGCGATTCAACCGGAGGAACACGATGAAGGGGTCTATTCCTGTGCTCGGCGACCAGGGCCTTTCCGACAGCGATGTCGACGCCATCAAGCAGGCGGTCGAGACCTGGTCCAACGACCTTGTCGTCGGTGATATCGATACCTGGCAAACCTATTGGGACGCGAACGGCATGCTGATGCCGCCCGACCAGCCGCGCGTCGTCGGCCGCGACAACATCACCGCGTTCATCACCGCCAACTTTGGCGGCCTGAAGTCCCTGACTTTGACCGATTGGGTTGTCGCCGGCCGCGACGATCTGGCCGTTGCCGTCACGACCGTGTCGTGGGTCACGGCCGATGGTGAGGCGTCGGACCCCGCCAAGCAGGTCATCGTGCTGCGCCGCCACGACGGCGGCCGCTGGCTTGTGCAGACCGTTATGTTCAACAGCGACGGCAAGAGCTGAACACAGCCGGACCGGTCACATCGCGACGATGATCAGCGTGCCGATACCCCAAAGGGCGGTCAGGAAGTGAGTCATCTGGCCGTGGTTGCCGTGCCAGTATTGGAACCACTGGCCGCCGATCAGGAAGGCGGTCCAGATCATGATGAAGCCGAGCACGGCAAGGATGGCGAAGCCGCTTGCCAGATCGTGGCCGATGACACCGGTCGCCGCCAGCAAGAGACCCAGCCCGGCGAACCAGAGCGCCAGGGACACGACGCACTCCGCGGCAACGATCAGCGCGAAGACCACACGCACGGTCCGCGGACTGTGGATGCGACGCCAAGCCATCATCTCGTAGTACTTCGGTTCGTGCTCGGCCAGTGTATCCAGGCGCAACACACGGCCGACATCGTCACGGTTGATCGCGGGATAGCGCAGGTTATCGAGCGCGCCCATGCTCAGCCACGCCGCCTGCGCCGATATCAACACAATCTGCGCGATCTCAATCGCCAGACCCTGCATCGCCTTCCCCCGGATGCTCCAACAAAATGGTCCGGCGATGGTGCCCAACTCGGCCTTTGGGGACAACCGGCTTTGATCAGACGATCTTCTCCGGCAGTCCGCGTCCGTCGTTCCACCAGCGGTTCGGGTTGTCGCTGTTGGGGTCATAGGCCGCCCGGCTCGCCCAGTCCTCACGCACGAAAATGGCCGGCTGTTCGTAGTGATGGACGTCAAGGATCGCGTCCATCACCTGTTCCAGAGCTGTGCGGTCGCGCTCTATCGAGATTTTGAGCTCGACCATAGGGTAGGTCTCGGTCGCGCCCGCCTCGAACCCCGCGACATGGGTGGTCGTCGTCGAGTTCGCTTCCGGCTGCGTCGTCTCCTTGCCGACAGCCGAAATGCTGGCCGTACGCTGATAGCGCCCATAGCTCAGCGGGTGGACCGCCATGATCGCGTCCAGGATGCGGTCGGTGTCGTCGGGACGGGTCTGGATCTCCAGAGTCCAGACCGGCACCAGCGTTCCCGATTGGGCTTTGTAATCGACGAGGTCACTCATGGCGGTCGTCCTTTTCTTCTCAAGTCCTGACGAACACCCTGCCACACCACTCCTGACACCATCGTGTCAGGAGTCGATGTCAGCCCTTCGTGCCTAGCGGCGATCCGTCGCGATGGGTGAAGGCCGAGCCCTCCTTCGTCTTGGTCAGCAGCAGATCGACGTCGCTGTAATGACAGCGATCTTCTTGCGCGCGCGTGCCGACCACCAGATAGGTCGCCGGCTTGTCGCTCGTGTTCTTGAAGTGGTGACCGTTGGCGTCGCCCGCCTTGAACGCGGCGGCGTCGCCCGGCGCCATCACGTGCTCGCCATCGTCGTCGACCAGCACCAGCGCGCCTTCCAACAGATAAAGGAACTCGTCCTCTGTTTCATGCCAATGACGCAGCGATGACGTCGAGCCCGGAAACAGCGTCTCCAGGTTGACGCCGAACTGCGTCAGACCGCCCGCGTCGCCCAGCGGCCAATCCCTATAGCGGCCCAACTGGCCGTCAAACGGGGCGGGGTAATCGCCACCTTCGCGAGCCTCGACTTCGTCGCGTCGAATGACCGGCATCGTGTTCTCCAGGGCTGAGGTCGCGGCAGCACGACCATAACAGCGCCCCAGAGACGGCCGTGTCAACGCATGCGCCACGCGCGCCTGACAATCTCCGTTCACGGCAGCGCGCTTGTGACGAGCGGGCATTTGCGGTTAGCTCATTGTC encodes:
- a CDS encoding DUF4440 domain-containing protein, yielding MKGSIPVLGDQGLSDSDVDAIKQAVETWSNDLVVGDIDTWQTYWDANGMLMPPDQPRVVGRDNITAFITANFGGLKSLTLTDWVVAGRDDLAVAVTTVSWVTADGEASDPAKQVIVLRRHDGGRWLVQTVMFNSDGKS
- a CDS encoding tetratricopeptide repeat protein, giving the protein MQRLALMAFLVCFAAPAMADPQGTRYDGASTGTVQAAVNDTVVHDDVDPRTQYDLAMKYYTGHGMPFDHAKAAALFQAAAAGGVSDAQFRLGAYHLNSTSPQHDFAEAARLFQLAAEQDHARAQYMLAMMYERGDGVPQDLVRAHMWFDLAAASGFGAADQYRDDLSLRMTIDEIGEARRLYHQHMSN
- a CDS encoding DUF2165 family protein gives rise to the protein MQGLAIEIAQIVLISAQAAWLSMGALDNLRYPAINRDDVGRVLRLDTLAEHEPKYYEMMAWRRIHSPRTVRVVFALIVAAECVVSLALWFAGLGLLLAATGVIGHDLASGFAILAVLGFIMIWTAFLIGGQWFQYWHGNHGQMTHFLTALWGIGTLIIVAM
- a CDS encoding cupin domain-containing protein, translated to MPVIRRDEVEAREGGDYPAPFDGQLGRYRDWPLGDAGGLTQFGVNLETLFPGSTSSLRHWHETEDEFLYLLEGALVLVDDDGEHVMAPGDAAAFKAGDANGHHFKNTSDKPATYLVVGTRAQEDRCHYSDVDLLLTKTKEGSAFTHRDGSPLGTKG